A DNA window from Coffea arabica cultivar ET-39 chromosome 6c, Coffea Arabica ET-39 HiFi, whole genome shotgun sequence contains the following coding sequences:
- the LOC113692203 gene encoding uncharacterized protein: MGGANQVYQEMTFKNTFAGPDPRHVQWVITEAEDDTSCDSESIGEDSGNNSAASSSSSDLAEDASSSPTSSPSSTSPSDGPLYELSELTNQLPIKRGLSEHYQGKSQSFTSLANVKSLEDLAKKVSPYGQRMKPCKSYAGLVGRKIGPKAVIAKKSSSRGMGSSFLSSFGSRASFVGSCRHPIPLQKDC; the protein is encoded by the exons ATGGGTGGAGCAAATCAGGTTTATCAAGAAATGACCTTCAAGAATACCTTCGCCGGCCCTGATCCAAGGCATGTTCAGTGGGTGATCACGGAGGCTGAGGATGACACTTCCTGTGATTCTGAATCCATCGGTGAAGACTCGGGGAATAACTCCGcagcatcatcttcttcatcagaCTTAGCAGAGGATGCATCATCTTCTCCAACATCGTCACCATCTTCTACATCACCTTCAGATGGGCCGTTGTACGAGTTGTCGGAGCTTACGAACCAGCTGCCTATCAA GAGAGGTCTCTCAGAACATTATCAAGGAAAGTCTCAGTCTTTTACATCTTTGGCAAATGTGAAGAGCCTCGAAGATCTTGCAAAGAAAGTTAGTCCTTATGGTCAGAGGATGAAGCCATGTAAGAGCTATGCAGGTTTAGTTGGTCGAAAGATTGGTCCAAAGGCTGTCATAGCCAAGAAGTCTTCTTCCAGGGGAATGGGATCATCATTTCTATCTTCTTTTGGCAGTAGAGCGAGTTTTGTTGGCAGTTGTCGGCATCCCATTCCCCTGCAAAAAGACTGTTAA
- the LOC113693763 gene encoding arginine--tRNA ligase, cytoplasmic-like isoform X2 yields MPTYFRRRPLPPNLLLPSFSSLQNSLKSLLISPTFQPTGILRTASRPFSVAKLQSVSSMAEVMERVGSVKQQLQRLFGEAFRDKFPDELDIVPIITPCKDLRHGDYQCNNAMSLFAKIKGRVPEFKKPQAVGQAIMDSLPDSEMIRGCTIAGPGYVNVTLSTEWMAKRIHNMLIDGVETWAPEPPVQRAIVDFSSPNIAKEMHVGHLRSTIIGDTLARMLEFQNVEVFRRNHVGDWGTQFGMLIEYLFEENPNWEAAPTEAIGDLQEFYKESKKKFDADSDFKERAQKAVVSLQGGEEKYRKAWAQICETSRREFDKVYLRLGIKLEEKGESFYNPYIPTALELLSKENLIEESEGARVIYVGGITRPLIVVKKDGGYNYASTDLAALWYRLNEEKAEWIIYVTDVGQREHFEMFFAAARRAGWLPAEEDKYPKVSHVGFGLVLGEDGKRFRTRATEVVKLVDLLDEAKNRCKATLIERGKAEKWTGEELEQTAEAIGYGAVKYADLKNNRLTNYTFNFDQMLNDKGNTAVYLLYAHARICSIIRRSGRDVEELKKVGTVDLAHPDERVLGLHLLQFPEVVEEACTNMLPNILCEYLYNLSEDFTKFYTNCQVVGSPQEISRLLLCEATAVVMRKCFFLLGITPVYKI; encoded by the exons ATGCCTACTTATTTCCGACGGCGGCCTCTCCCTCCCAATTTGCTCCTCCCAAGCTTCTCTTCTCTTCAAAATTCTCTCAAATCCCTCCTCATTTCTCCCACCTTTCAACCC ACAGGTATTCTGAGAACAGCTAGTAGGCCTTTCTCTGTGGCAAAACTGCAATCTGTATCATCCATGGCAGAG GTTATGGAGAGAGTAGGGAGTGTTAAGCAACAATTACAGAGACTATTTGGAGAAGCCTTCAGAGATaaatttcctgatgagttagatATAGTTCCTATTATTACTCCTTGCAAAGATCTAAGACACGGCGATTATCAATG CAATAATGCAATGAGCTTATTTGCGAAAATTAAAGGCAGAGTTCCTGAATTCAAGAAACCGCAGGCTGTGGGACAG GCAATCATGGACAGTCTTCCTGATTCAGAAATGATTAGGGGGTGCACAATAGCAGGACCTGGCTATGTAAACGTTACATTGTCAACAGAATGGATGGCAAAG AGAATTCATAATATGCTTATTGATGGTGTTGAAACATGGGCGCCAGAACCTCCAGTCCAAAGGGCAATAGTTGATTTTTCCTCACCTAACATAGCAAAAGAGATGCATGTTGGGCACTTAAGATCTACCATTATTGGAGACACACTGGCCCGtatgctggagtttcaaaatgtTGAAGTTTTTAGGAGAAACCATGTTGGTGACTGGGGAACACAG TTTGGCATGCTGATAGAATATCTATTTGAAGAAAATCCTAACTGGGAGGCTGCTCCAACTGAAGCCATTGGAGATCTACAA GAATTTTATAAAGAATCAAAGAAGAAATTTGATGCCGATTCTGATTTTAAAGAGAGGGCCCAGAAAGCAGTAGTCAGTCTTCAG GGAGGAGAAGAGAAGTATCGGAAGGCATGGGCACAGATCTGTGAAACTAGTCGAAGGGAATTTGATAAAGTTTATCTGCGGCTAGGTATTAAGTTGGAGGAGAAG GGGGAAAGCTTTTATAATCCATATATCCCAACGGCTTTAGAGCTATTGAGTAAAGAGAACTTAATTGAAGAAAGTGAAGGTGCACGCGTTATCTATGTTGGCGGGATCACAAGACCTCTTATTGTTGTGAAGAAGGATGGTGGTTACAACTATGCTTCAACTGATCTTGCTGCTTTGTG GTATCGGCTCAATGAAGAAAAAGCAGAATGGATCATATATGTAACTGATGTTGGCCAGAGggagcactttgaaatgttttttGCT GCTGCCAGACGGGCAGGTTGGCTTCCAGCTGAAGAAGATAAGTATCCCAAAGTCAGCCATGTGGGTTTTGGTCTTGTTTTAGGAGAAGATGGAAAGAGATTCCGTACGCGAGCTACTGAAGTTGTTAAACTAGTTGATTTACTTGATGAAGCTAAGAATCGGTGTAAAGCAACTCTGATTGAAAGAG GCAAAGCTGAGAAATGGACTGGGGAGGAGCTTGAGCAAACTGCTGAAGCTATTGGATATGGGGCTGTAAA GTATGCTGACCTAAAGAACAACAGGTTAACCAACTACACGTTCAATTTCGATCAGATGCTTAATGACAAG GGAAATACTGCTGTCTATTTGCTGTATGCACATGCTCGAATTTGTTCAATCATCAGGAGATCTGGTAGAGATGTAGAGGAGTTGAAAAAG GTTGGAACAGTTGATTTGGCTCATCCAGATGAACGGGTTTTGGGGCTTCATTTGCTACAGTTCCCAGAG GTGGTTGAAGAGGCATGTACAAATATGTTGCCAAACATTTTGTGTGAATACCTGTACAATTTGTCTGAAGacttcacaaaattttataCGAACTGTCAG GTGGTTGGGTCACCACAGGAGATCAGTAGACTCTTGCTTTGTGAGGCAACTGCAGTTGTCATGCGAAAGTGCTTTTTTCTGCTGGGAATTACACCTGTCTATAAAATTTGA
- the LOC113693763 gene encoding arginine--tRNA ligase, cytoplasmic-like isoform X1 — MTAALYAYLFPTAASPSQFAPPKLLFSSKFSQIPPHFSHLSTRILRTASRPFSVAKLQSVSSMAEVMERVGSVKQQLQRLFGEAFRDKFPDELDIVPIITPCKDLRHGDYQCNNAMSLFAKIKGRVPEFKKPQAVGQAIMDSLPDSEMIRGCTIAGPGYVNVTLSTEWMAKRIHNMLIDGVETWAPEPPVQRAIVDFSSPNIAKEMHVGHLRSTIIGDTLARMLEFQNVEVFRRNHVGDWGTQFGMLIEYLFEENPNWEAAPTEAIGDLQEFYKESKKKFDADSDFKERAQKAVVSLQGGEEKYRKAWAQICETSRREFDKVYLRLGIKLEEKGESFYNPYIPTALELLSKENLIEESEGARVIYVGGITRPLIVVKKDGGYNYASTDLAALWYRLNEEKAEWIIYVTDVGQREHFEMFFAAARRAGWLPAEEDKYPKVSHVGFGLVLGEDGKRFRTRATEVVKLVDLLDEAKNRCKATLIERGKAEKWTGEELEQTAEAIGYGAVKYADLKNNRLTNYTFNFDQMLNDKGNTAVYLLYAHARICSIIRRSGRDVEELKKVGTVDLAHPDERVLGLHLLQFPEVVEEACTNMLPNILCEYLYNLSEDFTKFYTNCQVVGSPQEISRLLLCEATAVVMRKCFFLLGITPVYKI; from the exons ATGACCGCTGCGTTGTATGCCTACTTATTTCCGACGGCGGCCTCTCCCTCCCAATTTGCTCCTCCCAAGCTTCTCTTCTCTTCAAAATTCTCTCAAATCCCTCCTCATTTCTCCCACCTTTCAACCC GTATTCTGAGAACAGCTAGTAGGCCTTTCTCTGTGGCAAAACTGCAATCTGTATCATCCATGGCAGAG GTTATGGAGAGAGTAGGGAGTGTTAAGCAACAATTACAGAGACTATTTGGAGAAGCCTTCAGAGATaaatttcctgatgagttagatATAGTTCCTATTATTACTCCTTGCAAAGATCTAAGACACGGCGATTATCAATG CAATAATGCAATGAGCTTATTTGCGAAAATTAAAGGCAGAGTTCCTGAATTCAAGAAACCGCAGGCTGTGGGACAG GCAATCATGGACAGTCTTCCTGATTCAGAAATGATTAGGGGGTGCACAATAGCAGGACCTGGCTATGTAAACGTTACATTGTCAACAGAATGGATGGCAAAG AGAATTCATAATATGCTTATTGATGGTGTTGAAACATGGGCGCCAGAACCTCCAGTCCAAAGGGCAATAGTTGATTTTTCCTCACCTAACATAGCAAAAGAGATGCATGTTGGGCACTTAAGATCTACCATTATTGGAGACACACTGGCCCGtatgctggagtttcaaaatgtTGAAGTTTTTAGGAGAAACCATGTTGGTGACTGGGGAACACAG TTTGGCATGCTGATAGAATATCTATTTGAAGAAAATCCTAACTGGGAGGCTGCTCCAACTGAAGCCATTGGAGATCTACAA GAATTTTATAAAGAATCAAAGAAGAAATTTGATGCCGATTCTGATTTTAAAGAGAGGGCCCAGAAAGCAGTAGTCAGTCTTCAG GGAGGAGAAGAGAAGTATCGGAAGGCATGGGCACAGATCTGTGAAACTAGTCGAAGGGAATTTGATAAAGTTTATCTGCGGCTAGGTATTAAGTTGGAGGAGAAG GGGGAAAGCTTTTATAATCCATATATCCCAACGGCTTTAGAGCTATTGAGTAAAGAGAACTTAATTGAAGAAAGTGAAGGTGCACGCGTTATCTATGTTGGCGGGATCACAAGACCTCTTATTGTTGTGAAGAAGGATGGTGGTTACAACTATGCTTCAACTGATCTTGCTGCTTTGTG GTATCGGCTCAATGAAGAAAAAGCAGAATGGATCATATATGTAACTGATGTTGGCCAGAGggagcactttgaaatgttttttGCT GCTGCCAGACGGGCAGGTTGGCTTCCAGCTGAAGAAGATAAGTATCCCAAAGTCAGCCATGTGGGTTTTGGTCTTGTTTTAGGAGAAGATGGAAAGAGATTCCGTACGCGAGCTACTGAAGTTGTTAAACTAGTTGATTTACTTGATGAAGCTAAGAATCGGTGTAAAGCAACTCTGATTGAAAGAG GCAAAGCTGAGAAATGGACTGGGGAGGAGCTTGAGCAAACTGCTGAAGCTATTGGATATGGGGCTGTAAA GTATGCTGACCTAAAGAACAACAGGTTAACCAACTACACGTTCAATTTCGATCAGATGCTTAATGACAAG GGAAATACTGCTGTCTATTTGCTGTATGCACATGCTCGAATTTGTTCAATCATCAGGAGATCTGGTAGAGATGTAGAGGAGTTGAAAAAG GTTGGAACAGTTGATTTGGCTCATCCAGATGAACGGGTTTTGGGGCTTCATTTGCTACAGTTCCCAGAG GTGGTTGAAGAGGCATGTACAAATATGTTGCCAAACATTTTGTGTGAATACCTGTACAATTTGTCTGAAGacttcacaaaattttataCGAACTGTCAG GTGGTTGGGTCACCACAGGAGATCAGTAGACTCTTGCTTTGTGAGGCAACTGCAGTTGTCATGCGAAAGTGCTTTTTTCTGCTGGGAATTACACCTGTCTATAAAATTTGA